DNA sequence from the Prochlorococcus marinus XMU1411 genome:
GTGAACTTAAAAGTAAAACAGAAGTTAAAATAAATTTTTTAAACATTTTTATTTTAATTAAATTTATCATTTCATAAATATAAAAAGAGAATTCATAAATTACTATTAATAACCTTAAAAAGATTCACATTAATTAAAAAGATTTCTATTAATTAAGCTAAACCTCTTTGAGAAAAATTTAAAAGTATTTCGGACTAATAAAGTATTTATCAAATGCATAAAATTTTTTTCTTATAATAAGATTATGAAAAATTCTTTTTTGAAAAATAAAAGTATCAAATCTTTTTTAGATTTTTTTTCAAGATTATCAATTTCTGCAATATTTATCTCAGCAATACCAAGCAAAATAAATGATTTTGAGAGAACAGTTGAATATATTTCTTCAAAAGGGATTCCTGAACAATTTGCATCTATTCTTCTAGTGGGAGCTATTATATGTCTTATCTTGGGCTCTGGATTTTTTATATTTGGAGAAAATCAAAAAATCGGTTCAGTCTTTTTATTACTATTTATTATTCCAACAACAATAATTTTTCATTTATTCCCTTTTCATCAAAGAGCAGTATTTATGAATCTCGCATTGATAGGCGGATTAATTATTACTGCAATAAGGGAGCCAAAATAAATAATTTAAATAAAGAAAATTAAATACAATTTTTATTTTTTCTCTCTTAATTCTGGGAAGCAATTTGCAATATGAATTAATTCATAAACCTCTTTGCTATCGTAT
Encoded proteins:
- a CDS encoding DoxX family protein produces the protein MKNSFLKNKSIKSFLDFFSRLSISAIFISAIPSKINDFERTVEYISSKGIPEQFASILLVGAIICLILGSGFFIFGENQKIGSVFLLLFIIPTTIIFHLFPFHQRAVFMNLALIGGLIITAIREPK